From one Phocaeicola salanitronis DSM 18170 genomic stretch:
- a CDS encoding YceD family protein: MVQDTCRYEYVLDDDFFKCIDAPDIRKGHLQVCVTVKKAMGVFVLDFRIEGVVVVPCDRCLDDMEIAVDTTNSLKVKLGIAYADEDEFVVVPEVEGYVNIAWFVYEFVVLSLPMQHMHESGKCNERMMAALNQHLCIENEYDDAAQSEEEELNDIDPRWNELRKITDNN; encoded by the coding sequence ATGGTTCAAGATACATGTCGTTACGAATATGTTCTTGATGATGATTTCTTTAAATGTATTGACGCTCCTGATATTCGGAAAGGTCATTTGCAAGTATGCGTTACCGTGAAGAAGGCGATGGGAGTGTTTGTGTTAGACTTTCGTATTGAAGGAGTTGTTGTAGTGCCATGTGACCGTTGTTTAGATGACATGGAGATAGCTGTAGATACGACAAACTCGTTGAAGGTGAAGTTGGGTATAGCCTATGCGGATGAAGATGAGTTTGTAGTCGTTCCTGAAGTTGAAGGTTATGTGAATATTGCATGGTTCGTGTATGAATTTGTCGTGTTGAGTTTACCCATGCAGCACATGCATGAATCAGGAAAATGCAATGAGAGGATGATGGCTGCTTTAAACCAGCATTTGTGTATAGAAAACGAATATGATGATGCAGCCCAAAGCGAAGAGGAAGAATTGAATGATATAGATCCGAGATGGAATGAATTGCGGAAAATAACAGATAATAATTAA
- the rpmF gene encoding 50S ribosomal protein L32, with the protein MAHPKRRQSKTRTAKRRTHDKAVAPTLAICPNCGAWHVYHTVCGACGYYRGKLAIEKEAAL; encoded by the coding sequence ATGGCACATCCTAAAAGAAGACAATCAAAGACGAGAACTGCTAAGAGAAGAACTCATGACAAAGCAGTTGCTCCTACATTGGCCATTTGCCCCAATTGTGGTGCATGGCATGTTTATCACACAGTATGTGGAGCTTGCGGTTATTATAGAGGAAAATTAGCAATCGAAAAAGAAGCGGCTCTTTAA